The following are from one region of the Hyphomicrobium album genome:
- a CDS encoding OmpW/AlkL family protein — MRAVIRAGALALIVGTATVPPAQAGDTQGDFMVRVLGTVVDPDTDAAVSANGVGIAGANAEVSTQVIPALTLSYFFDSNWAVELFCCFSKHSVDGKGAIAGLGEIADTWIFPPVVTLQYHFAGLGPIKPYVGAGVQYIHFFNEGTGANALGASSVDIDDAFGFALQAGTDISLGQGWYLNADVKKVWLNTDVTWNNTALGTVKADVDIDPWIISAGVGYRFNLEDLFASRTTAPPK, encoded by the coding sequence ATGCGAGCAGTGATACGCGCGGGTGCATTGGCGTTGATTGTCGGGACCGCCACGGTGCCTCCCGCGCAGGCGGGCGACACGCAGGGAGATTTCATGGTGCGCGTGCTCGGCACCGTGGTCGATCCCGATACCGACGCGGCGGTGAGCGCCAACGGCGTCGGCATCGCCGGCGCCAATGCCGAGGTCTCGACGCAGGTCATCCCGGCGCTGACGCTCAGCTACTTCTTCGACAGCAACTGGGCGGTCGAGTTGTTCTGCTGCTTCTCGAAGCATTCGGTGGACGGCAAAGGCGCCATCGCCGGCCTCGGCGAGATTGCCGATACGTGGATCTTCCCGCCCGTCGTCACGCTGCAGTACCACTTCGCCGGTCTCGGCCCGATCAAGCCGTACGTCGGCGCGGGCGTGCAGTACATCCACTTCTTCAACGAGGGCACGGGCGCCAACGCGCTCGGCGCGTCGAGCGTCGACATCGACGACGCGTTCGGCTTCGCGCTGCAGGCGGGCACCGACATTTCGCTCGGTCAGGGCTGGTACCTGAACGCCGACGTGAAGAAGGTGTGGCTGAACACGGACGTCACCTGGAACAACACGGCGCTGGGCACGGTGAAGGCGGACGTCGACATCGACCCGTGGATCATCAGCGCCGGCGTCGGCTACCGGTTCAACCTGGAAGACCTGTTCGCCAGCCGCACCACCGCCCCGCCGAAGTAG
- a CDS encoding DUF423 domain-containing protein, translating to MVQLAALLLIFAGLAGAAGVGLAAAGAHGNDMASLTSPAYFLLMHATAAAAIVALASRAAHPGAFLLTAFVLLVGVTLFSGDIAVRTLWQVKLFPMAAPAGGMIMIGGWLLLALAGVWELIAQRSA from the coding sequence ATGGTGCAACTGGCAGCGTTGCTTCTCATTTTTGCCGGATTGGCGGGTGCCGCCGGCGTCGGGCTCGCGGCTGCCGGTGCGCACGGCAACGACATGGCGTCGCTGACGTCGCCCGCCTACTTCCTGCTCATGCACGCCACCGCGGCGGCGGCGATCGTCGCCCTGGCGTCGCGCGCGGCGCATCCGGGCGCGTTCCTGCTGACGGCATTCGTCCTGCTCGTCGGCGTGACGCTGTTCTCCGGTGACATCGCCGTGCGCACGCTATGGCAGGTGAAGCTGTTCCCGATGGCCGCCCCAGCCGGCGGGATGATCATGATCGGCGGCTGGCTGCTCCTCGCCTTGGCCGGCGTGTGGGAGCTCATCGCGC
- a CDS encoding Crp/Fnr family transcriptional regulator, which produces MSLLSQTAASPAVSPQQTSQRSVPPGAAPEQQMREHATAVRTRRRQRLALDHAPAEVVYVVRSGLLAIETAAPGKHRQLLELFYPGDIVRRALVPELPGVALTALGVSEVWRLPARSFDALLAASPEQCVLARRRLAEQHARATLHASIVGALTGDERFASLLIEIGLRLGSSAPTGMALDVPLSRTDIADYLALNPDTLSRITSRFRARGLLLSARSGRTVLPAWEALCAATPVAAALLALHTPRAA; this is translated from the coding sequence ATGAGTCTCCTCTCTCAGACCGCCGCATCCCCCGCCGTGAGCCCGCAACAGACCTCGCAACGATCTGTTCCGCCAGGCGCCGCTCCCGAGCAGCAGATGCGCGAGCACGCGACCGCGGTCCGCACGCGGCGCCGCCAGCGACTCGCCCTCGACCACGCGCCGGCCGAGGTCGTCTACGTCGTCCGCTCCGGTCTTCTCGCCATCGAAACTGCGGCACCCGGCAAGCATCGACAGTTGCTCGAGCTGTTCTATCCGGGCGACATTGTCCGCCGCGCTCTGGTACCCGAGCTGCCGGGCGTCGCACTGACCGCGCTCGGCGTTTCCGAGGTGTGGCGGCTGCCGGCGCGCAGCTTCGATGCCCTGCTCGCCGCGAGCCCGGAGCAGTGCGTGCTTGCGCGCCGCCGGCTCGCCGAGCAGCACGCCCGCGCCACGCTGCACGCCTCCATCGTCGGTGCCCTCACCGGCGACGAGCGCTTCGCGTCGCTGTTGATCGAGATTGGCCTGCGCCTGGGATCGAGCGCCCCCACGGGAATGGCGCTCGATGTGCCGCTGTCGCGCACCGACATCGCCGACTACCTGGCGCTCAATCCGGACACGCTGAGCCGCATCACCTCGCGCTTTCGCGCCCGCGGATTGCTGCTCAGCGCGCGTTCAGGCCGCACCGTGCTGCCGGCCTGGGAGGCGCTGTGCGCCGCCACGCCCGTCGCCGCGGCCCTCCTCGCCCTCCACACCCCCCGCGCCGCGTAG
- a CDS encoding PRC-barrel domain-containing protein, translating into MHRGVLALAAVAALWTAPAFAQTATVPQDVFLTSQGDGQYLAKDLILGAKVHNAEGAIVGDIEDLILNADNQIQGVIMGVGGFAGWGEKRVGVALSALQIKNENGVVTVTLPQATKETLEALATFERKQPAKSLLDRAIEKAKELSDKGSVTAKDAYDKAKEEAGPALEKASEAAKKTYEESVKPALEKAGEATKNAYDAAKETLQAPPATDTPATTPPATEPAAPATPPAETPKETPPASP; encoded by the coding sequence ATGCACAGAGGCGTGTTGGCCTTGGCGGCCGTGGCAGCGTTGTGGACGGCGCCGGCATTCGCCCAGACGGCCACCGTTCCCCAGGACGTATTTCTGACGAGCCAGGGCGACGGCCAGTACCTCGCCAAGGATCTCATACTCGGCGCCAAGGTGCACAATGCCGAAGGTGCCATCGTCGGCGACATCGAGGATCTGATCCTCAACGCCGACAACCAGATCCAGGGCGTCATCATGGGCGTTGGCGGTTTCGCCGGCTGGGGCGAGAAGCGCGTCGGCGTGGCGCTCTCCGCACTGCAGATCAAGAACGAGAACGGCGTCGTCACCGTGACGCTGCCGCAGGCGACGAAGGAAACACTCGAAGCACTCGCCACATTCGAGCGCAAGCAGCCGGCGAAGTCGCTGCTCGACCGCGCCATCGAGAAGGCGAAGGAATTGTCCGACAAGGGCTCGGTGACGGCGAAGGACGCCTACGACAAGGCGAAAGAGGAAGCGGGCCCGGCGCTCGAGAAGGCAAGCGAGGCTGCAAAGAAAACTTACGAGGAGAGCGTGAAGCCGGCGCTCGAGAAGGCGGGCGAGGCGACGAAGAACGCCTACGACGCCGCCAAGGAGACGCTGCAGGCGCCGCCGGCGACCGACACCCCGGCCACCACCCCGCCGGCTACGGAGCCTGCCGCTCCAGCGACACCTCCGGCCGAGACGCCGAAAGAGACGCCTCCGGCCTCGCCGTAA
- the gyrA gene encoding DNA gyrase subunit A: MADHTDDKAPGGKEPSDIRPVSISDEMKRSYLEYAMSVIISRALPDVRDGLKPVHRRILYAMQRLGLDWNKKHMKSSKVVGDTMGDFHPHGNLAIYDALVRMAQEFSLRVPLIDGQGNFGSVDGDPPAAERYTEARLSKIAQYLLDDLDKDTVDFKPNYDDRLLEPSVMPAKFPNLLVNGAGGIAVGMATNIPPHNLGEVIDACLAHLENPEISIDELCQIVQGPDFPTGALIIGRSGILAAYHKGRGSILMRARVEVEEIRKDREALIVTAIPYQINKKTLIEKIADLVREKRVEGIADIWDETNREGMRIVIELKRDAVADVVLNQLYRFSDLQTTFGANMLAINGGRPESLNLKDMIEAFTNFREEVVSRRTKFLLNKARDRAHVLVGLAIAVANLDEVIKLIRHAPSPAVAREQLMERDWPARDIAPLVELIADPRHKVQKDGTYKLSEEQAKAILELRLARLTALGRDEIADELKKIGEEIKEYLAILASRLRIVEIVRGELTAIREEFATPRKTEILEIDGDVEDEDLIQREDCVVTVSLKGYIKRVPLGTYRAQRRGGKGRSGAGTREEDVITTLFVASTHTPVLFFSSRGMCYRMKVWRLPASTPQAVGKALVNLLPLVQGEVITSILPLPEDAETWGTLQLAFATRSGRVRRNALSDFENINRNGKIAMKLDDGDAIVSVNICTPENDVLLTTARGRCIRFLLADEVRLFKGRDSDGVRGIKLDDDDNIISMTVLTHVDADPAERAAYLKQANMLRRAQGEEIAEETREVDADEEVVEGTAELTSERYAELSGKEQFVLTLSERGFGKRSSSYEYRTSGRGGKGIVAMVVNDRNGPLVASFPVVDTDQIMLVTDGGQLIRCPVNDVRIAGRNTQGVRIFKTDAEEKVVSVERIPDDGSDSGEEAGDAQNGDAPPAD, from the coding sequence GTGGCCGACCACACCGACGACAAGGCGCCCGGCGGCAAAGAGCCGAGCGACATCCGACCCGTTTCGATCTCCGACGAGATGAAGCGCTCGTACCTCGAGTACGCGATGAGCGTCATCATCTCGCGGGCGCTGCCCGACGTGCGCGATGGCTTGAAGCCGGTGCACCGCCGCATCCTCTACGCCATGCAGCGGCTGGGGCTCGACTGGAACAAGAAGCACATGAAGTCGTCCAAGGTCGTGGGCGACACGATGGGCGACTTCCATCCGCACGGCAACCTGGCGATCTACGACGCGCTGGTGCGCATGGCGCAGGAGTTCTCCTTGCGCGTGCCGCTGATCGACGGGCAGGGCAACTTCGGCTCCGTCGACGGCGATCCGCCCGCGGCCGAACGCTACACCGAGGCGCGGCTGTCTAAGATCGCCCAGTACCTGCTCGATGACCTCGACAAGGACACCGTCGACTTCAAGCCCAACTACGACGACCGTCTGCTCGAGCCGTCAGTGATGCCGGCAAAGTTCCCCAACCTGCTGGTCAACGGTGCCGGCGGCATCGCCGTCGGCATGGCGACGAACATTCCCCCGCACAACTTGGGCGAGGTGATCGACGCCTGCCTCGCACACCTGGAAAATCCCGAGATATCCATCGACGAGCTGTGCCAGATCGTCCAAGGCCCGGACTTCCCGACCGGCGCTCTGATCATCGGCCGTAGCGGCATCCTCGCCGCCTACCACAAGGGCCGCGGCTCGATCCTGATGCGCGCCAGGGTCGAGGTGGAGGAGATCCGCAAGGACCGCGAGGCGCTGATCGTCACGGCGATCCCCTATCAGATCAACAAGAAGACGCTGATCGAGAAGATCGCCGACCTGGTGCGCGAGAAGCGCGTCGAAGGCATCGCGGACATCTGGGACGAGACCAACCGTGAAGGCATGCGCATCGTCATCGAGCTGAAGCGCGATGCGGTCGCCGACGTGGTGCTGAACCAGCTCTATCGCTTCTCCGACCTGCAGACGACGTTCGGCGCCAACATGCTGGCGATCAACGGCGGCCGCCCGGAGAGCCTCAATCTCAAGGACATGATCGAGGCCTTCACCAACTTCCGCGAGGAAGTGGTGAGCCGCCGTACCAAGTTCCTGCTCAACAAAGCGCGCGACCGCGCCCACGTGTTGGTCGGCTTGGCCATCGCCGTTGCCAACCTCGACGAGGTCATCAAGCTCATCCGCCATGCGCCGAGCCCGGCGGTGGCGCGCGAGCAGTTGATGGAGCGCGACTGGCCGGCGCGCGACATCGCCCCGCTGGTCGAGCTAATCGCCGACCCGCGCCACAAGGTCCAGAAGGACGGCACCTACAAGCTGTCCGAAGAGCAGGCCAAGGCGATCCTCGAGTTGCGCCTTGCCCGCCTGACGGCTCTCGGCCGCGACGAGATCGCCGACGAGTTGAAGAAGATCGGCGAGGAGATCAAAGAGTACCTGGCCATCCTCGCTTCGCGTTTGCGCATTGTCGAGATCGTCAGGGGCGAGCTCACCGCGATCCGGGAAGAGTTCGCCACGCCGCGCAAAACCGAGATCCTCGAGATCGACGGCGATGTCGAGGACGAGGACCTCATCCAGCGCGAGGACTGCGTCGTTACCGTCTCGCTCAAAGGTTACATCAAACGCGTGCCGCTGGGGACGTATCGGGCGCAGCGGCGCGGCGGCAAGGGCCGCTCGGGTGCCGGCACGCGCGAAGAGGACGTCATCACCACGCTGTTCGTGGCGTCCACGCACACGCCAGTCCTGTTCTTCTCCTCGCGCGGCATGTGCTACCGGATGAAGGTATGGCGCCTGCCGGCGTCGACGCCGCAAGCCGTCGGCAAGGCGTTGGTCAACCTGCTGCCGCTGGTGCAGGGTGAGGTCATCACCTCCATTCTGCCGCTGCCCGAGGATGCCGAGACGTGGGGCACGCTGCAGCTGGCGTTCGCCACGCGCTCGGGCAGGGTGCGGCGCAACGCGCTCTCGGACTTCGAGAACATCAACCGCAACGGCAAGATCGCCATGAAGCTCGACGATGGCGACGCCATCGTCTCGGTGAACATCTGCACGCCGGAGAACGACGTGCTGCTGACCACCGCGCGCGGCCGCTGCATCCGCTTCCTGCTCGCCGACGAGGTGCGCCTGTTCAAGGGGCGTGACAGCGACGGCGTGCGCGGCATCAAGCTGGACGACGACGACAACATCATCTCGATGACGGTGCTGACGCACGTCGACGCCGATCCTGCCGAGCGCGCCGCCTACCTGAAACAGGCGAACATGCTGCGCCGGGCGCAGGGCGAGGAGATCGCCGAGGAAACGAGAGAGGTCGACGCCGACGAGGAGGTCGTCGAGGGCACCGCCGAGCTCACCTCGGAGCGTTACGCGGAGCTGTCGGGCAAGGAGCAGTTCGTGCTCACGCTGTCAGAGCGCGGCTTTGGCAAGCGGTCGTCGTCGTACGAGTACCGGACCTCCGGGCGCGGCGGCAAGGGCATCGTCGCCATGGTGGTCAACGACCGCAACGGGCCACTAGTCGCCTCGTTCCCGGTCGTCGATACCGACCAGATCATGCTGGTGACGGACGGCGGTCAGCTCATCCGCTGCCCGGTCAACGACGTGCGCATCGCCGGCCGCAATACGCAGGGCGTGCGCATCTTCAAGACCGACGCTGAGGAGAAGGTTGTCTCGGTCGAGCGCATCCCCGACGACGGCAGCGACAGCGGCGAGGAAGCGGGCGACGCCCAGAACGGCGACGCGCCTCCCGCCGACTGA
- a CDS encoding peptidylprolyl isomerase gives MRFLTCFALAFCVFAGAACSEQPGTTGAADSDILVIETKHGKALVKLRPDLAPKHVERIKQLAKEGFYDGLKFHRVIGGFMAQTGDPAGTGAGGSNYPDVPAEFSPEPYKRGTVGAARTADPNSANSQFFICFDDTGCSSLTGQYTVWGQVVEGMDAIDKIAKGEPPPIPDVMEKVYLQSDKK, from the coding sequence ATGCGGTTTTTGACCTGCTTTGCCCTGGCGTTCTGCGTCTTCGCCGGCGCGGCTTGCTCCGAGCAGCCCGGCACGACCGGCGCCGCCGATAGCGACATCCTCGTCATCGAGACGAAGCACGGAAAGGCCCTGGTGAAGCTGCGCCCCGACCTCGCGCCCAAGCACGTGGAGCGGATCAAGCAGCTCGCCAAGGAAGGCTTCTACGACGGGTTGAAGTTTCACCGCGTGATCGGCGGGTTCATGGCGCAGACGGGTGATCCCGCGGGAACGGGCGCCGGCGGCTCGAACTATCCCGACGTGCCGGCCGAGTTCTCCCCCGAGCCATACAAGCGCGGTACCGTCGGCGCGGCCCGCACCGCTGACCCCAACAGTGCCAACAGCCAGTTCTTCATCTGCTTCGACGACACGGGCTGCTCGAGCCTCACCGGCCAATATACGGTGTGGGGGCAGGTGGTCGAAGGCATGGACGCGATCGACAAAATCGCCAAGGGCGAGCCGCCGCCGATCCCCGACGTGATGGAAAAGGTTTACCTGCAGTCGGACAAGAAGTGA
- a CDS encoding VOC family protein — protein sequence MTLPPTTATALIPFVPGGRDFELSIAFFGELGFGVQWRHEGLVGLRFGEAAFMLQDIDVPEWQTNQMHVIEVGDLDAYWQYISGNGLAERFAGVRLKAPHDYPWGREVHLIDPAGVCWHVRQAKSA from the coding sequence GTGACGTTGCCGCCGACCACGGCGACGGCGCTCATCCCGTTCGTGCCGGGTGGGCGCGACTTCGAGCTGTCGATCGCCTTTTTCGGCGAGTTGGGCTTTGGCGTGCAGTGGCGGCACGAGGGCCTCGTTGGGCTGCGCTTCGGCGAGGCGGCGTTCATGCTGCAGGATATCGACGTCCCTGAGTGGCAGACGAACCAGATGCACGTCATCGAGGTCGGCGACCTCGACGCCTACTGGCAATACATTTCCGGCAACGGGCTGGCCGAGCGCTTTGCCGGCGTGCGGCTCAAGGCACCGCACGACTATCCCTGGGGCCGCGAGGTGCACCTCATCGATCCGGCCGGCGTCTGCTGGCACGTGCGCCAGGCAAAAAGCGCCTGA
- the coaD gene encoding pantetheine-phosphate adenylyltransferase, with the protein MKRIGFYPGSFDPVTLGHTDVIARACRLVDRLVIGVGTHDAKQPMFTVAERVAMLESETAPIAKKTGTAIDIVTFGGLAVDAARETGASVIVRGLRDATDFDYEVGMAGMNGAMAPGIETVFLAATPSVAHIAANLVRQIAQMGGDVSPFVSPAIAARLKTKARN; encoded by the coding sequence ATGAAACGCATCGGCTTCTATCCCGGCTCGTTCGACCCCGTGACCCTCGGGCACACGGACGTGATCGCGCGCGCCTGCCGGCTGGTCGATCGCCTGGTCATCGGTGTCGGCACCCACGACGCCAAGCAGCCGATGTTCACTGTCGCCGAGCGCGTCGCCATGCTGGAGAGCGAGACGGCGCCGATTGCCAAAAAGACAGGCACCGCGATCGACATCGTCACGTTCGGCGGTCTCGCGGTCGACGCGGCACGCGAGACGGGCGCAAGCGTGATCGTACGCGGCCTGCGCGATGCGACGGACTTCGACTACGAGGTGGGCATGGCGGGCATGAACGGCGCCATGGCGCCAGGCATCGAGACGGTGTTTCTCGCAGCGACGCCGTCGGTGGCGCACATCGCCGCCAACCTCGTCCGGCAGATCGCACAGATGGGGGGCGACGTCTCGCCGTTCGTCTCGCCAGCCATCGCCGCGCGCCTCAAGACAAAGGCTCGCAACTAA
- a CDS encoding peptidylprolyl isomerase codes for MANPDPENTLIIETTKGRVVIELRPDLAPKHVERIKQLVREGFYDGIPFHRVIEGFMAQTGCPKGTGTGGSSYPNLKAEFNAEPHVRGVCSMARSQSPDSANSQFFIVFDDATFLDKQYTVWGKVIEGMENVDKIKRGEPVQNPDKMVSVKVGDAA; via the coding sequence ATGGCGAACCCCGATCCGGAGAACACCCTCATCATCGAGACGACCAAGGGCCGCGTGGTCATCGAGCTGCGCCCGGACCTCGCGCCCAAGCACGTCGAGCGCATCAAGCAGCTGGTGCGCGAAGGCTTCTATGACGGCATTCCGTTCCACCGCGTCATCGAGGGCTTCATGGCGCAGACCGGCTGCCCGAAGGGCACCGGCACCGGCGGCTCGAGCTATCCGAACCTGAAGGCCGAGTTCAACGCCGAGCCGCACGTACGCGGCGTCTGCTCGATGGCGCGCTCGCAGAGCCCTGACAGCGCCAACAGCCAGTTCTTCATCGTGTTCGACGACGCGACCTTCCTCGACAAGCAGTACACGGTGTGGGGCAAGGTGATCGAGGGCATGGAGAACGTCGACAAGATCAAGCGCGGCGAACCGGTGCAGAACCCGGACAAGATGGTTTCGGTGAAGGTCGGCGACGCCGCCTAG